Part of the bacterium genome is shown below.
CTGCGCTGGCCACCGGCGCGATCATGATGATGCTCGCCGCACTGGTCATCGCCCTGATCGGTGTCTGGAGCGCCGCGACCCTGGCGCAGGCACCGTCGGAACTGGTGAGCCTCCCCATGCACCTGATGACCGTGGGGTTCTTCGCCAACCTCGTTCTCGCCCTCTATGTTCCGACCTGCGGGCCGCGCTCGATGGTTCACGTCAAGGGGGTCATGGCCTGGGGAGCCTACATCCTGCTGACCGCCTGGCTCATCGCCAAGCTCGCAGTCGCGATCCTGGGCATGATCAGCAAGACACCGATGTGGCCGGAGCGCTACCTGGTGGGGTGGACGGTGGGCGCGGGGATGGTGCTTCTGTCGCTCTGGCTGCTGTCGGCGCTCTGGGGCAGCGGGCGCAAGCGCCCGCCTGACTAAGGCACAGCCTGCGTGGGCGGGCGTGTCCTCACGCCCGCAAGGCCCTGCGCGCGTGGGGACACGCGCGCCCACGCGACTTCCTAGGTGCCGCCATGTCCGGGCATGGCCCGGTGGTACTCCTGCAGTGACTTCACGTTCAGACCGCCGCTCCGCACCGCCTCCAGCCCCAACACCGCCACCATCGCCCCCGCCATGGTCGTGATGACCGGCACGTGGTACAGAACTGCCTCGCTCCGGATGGCGATCTGGTCCTCGCGCGGGGCCTGACCCGCGGTCGGCGTGTTGATGATGAGCTGGATGCGACCGTCGCGAATCAGGTCAATGGCGTTGCGGCCGTGGGCCTCACCCACGCGCTGGATGACCTCGGCCTCCACCCCGCTCTTGCGCAGCACGCGGGCGGTGCCGGCGGTGGCCACCAGGTGGTAGCCCAGCTCGCTCAGCCGCCGGGCGATGAAGATGAGGTCGCGCTTGTCGCGGTTGCGGACGCTCAGGAAGACGGTGCCGCGGTCGGGCAGGTCGTGCCCGGCGGCGATATACGCCTTGGCGAACGAGGCGCCGAACTCGGGATCAATCCCCATCACTTCGCCGGTGGACTTCATCTCCGGCCCCAGCAGCGTATCCACACCGCTGAACTTGCTGAAGGGGAAGACTGGGCACTTCACCGACATGTGTTCGGGCTCGATCTCCTCGGTAAAGCCCAACTGTTCGAGGGTCTGCCCGGCCATCACTCGCGCCGCCATCTTGGCCAGCGGCACGCCGATGGCCTTGCTCACGTAGGGCACGGTCCGCGAAGCCCGCGGGTTGACCTCCAGCACGTAGAGGTCCTCGTTCTTGAGGGCGTACTGGACGTTGAGCAGGCCCTTGACCTGCAGCTCCATCGCCAGGGCGCGGGTGTGCCGCTTGATCTCCTCTAGCTCGCTCTCGGCCAGACTGAAGGCCGGGAGCACGCAGGCCGAGTCGCCGCTGTGGATGCCCGCCTCCTCAATGTGCTCCATGATGCCGCCGACGACGCAGCGCTCCCCGTCGGCGATGGCGTCCACGTCAATCTCGATGGCATCCTCGAGGAACTTGTCGATCAGCACCGGCTTCTCGGGTGAGGCCTCCACCGCCGTCTCCATGTACTTCACCAGGGCCTCGTCGTTGTACACGATCTGCATGGCCCGGCCGCCCAGCACGTACGACGGGCGCACCAGCACGGGGTAGCCGATGTGGCGAGCGGCGTCCAGGGCGCCCTCGACCGAGGTGGCCGTATCGTTCTGGGGCTGGCGCAGGCCGAGGCGCTGCAGCAGGTGCTGGAAGCGCTTGCGGTCCTCGGCCAGGTCAATGCTCTCGGGGCTGGTCCCCAGGATCCTGACCCCGGCGTCGGCCAGGCCCTTGGCCAGGTTCAGCGGCGTCTGCCCGCCGAACTGGACGATGATCCCGTAGGGCTTCTCCTTGTCGCAGATGTTCAGCACATCCTCGAGCGTCAGCGGCTCGAAGTACAGCTTGTCGGAGGTGTCATAGTCGGTCGAGACGGTCTCGGGGTTGCTGTTGACCATGATCGTCTCGAAGCCGTCCTCCTTGAGCGCGAAGGCGG
Proteins encoded:
- the carB gene encoding carbamoyl-phosphate synthase large subunit is translated as PEGSRSVTAPTPLPTGSATALAQVGADYLRHLKRAGFSDMQIGKLLGAEADEVRRYRKELGITPVVKLVDTCAAEFEAYTPYFYLTYEEEDEFRASEKPNIIILGSGPNRIGQGIEFDYCCVHAAFALKEDGFETIMVNSNPETVSTDYDTSDKLYFEPLTLEDVLNICDKEKPYGIIVQFGGQTPLNLAKGLADAGVRILGTSPESIDLAEDRKRFQHLLQRLGLRQPQNDTATSVEGALDAARHIGYPVLVRPSYVLGGRAMQIVYNDEALVKYMETAVEASPEKPVLIDKFLEDAIEIDVDAIADGERCVVGGIMEHIEEAGIHSGDSACVLPAFSLAESELEEIKRHTRALAMELQVKGLLNVQYALKNEDLYVLEVNPRASRTVPYVSKAIGVPLAKMAARVMAGQTLEQLGFTEEIEPEHMSVKCPVFPFSKFSGVDTLLGPEMKSTGEVMGIDPEFGASFAKAYIAAGHDLPDRGTVFLSVRNRDKRDLIFIARRLSELGYHLVATAGTARVLRKSGVEAEVIQRVGEAHGRNAIDLIRDGRIQLIINTPTAGQAPREDQIAIRSEAVLYHVPVITTMAGAMVAVLGLEAVRSGGLNVKSLQEYHRAMPGHGGT